A window of the Bufo gargarizans isolate SCDJY-AF-19 chromosome 1, ASM1485885v1, whole genome shotgun sequence genome harbors these coding sequences:
- the KLF3 gene encoding Krueppel-like factor 3, which translates to MLMFDPVPIKQEAMEPMSMSYQPHYIEPLKTNAKYSVIYPTPNMLHNKLYHGAETLSGFQMEPVDLTTHKKNSPPSAGRSPSPLKYSSPKRRSSPVLFMPSSSPPLKKLTPSPPAVPPFTMPLSLNTMLPAFPRHGYRNHGLLPILQPMVVQPVPFVYSPHLQHSIMVLADELENQSSKHIPVTIPECYENLPLIKNIKVEPGTDQPVTEVYPEEMSPGISTPPKGMFHEHHPSVIVHPGKRPLPVESPETQRKRRIHRCDYDGCNKVYTKSSHLKAHRRTHTGEKPYQCTWEGCTWKFARSDELTRHFRKHTGIKPFQCPDCDRSFSRSDHLALHRKRHMLV; encoded by the exons TCATATCAACCACATTACATAGAGCCACTGAAGACAAATGCTAAATACAGTGTCATTTACCCAACACCAAACATGCTGCACAATAAACTTTACCACGGTGCAGAAACATTGTCTGGATTCCAAATGGAGCCGGTGGATCTCACTACACACAAGAAGAATTCGCCTCCCTCCGCTGGAAGGTCTCCATCTCCTCTCAAATACTCATCTCCCAAGAGAAGAAGTTCTCCAGTTTTATTTATGCCCTCATCCAGTCCACCATTGAAAAAGTTAACCCCATCACCACCTGCTGTACCACCCTTCACAATGCCATTATCCCTTAACACAATGTTGCCTGCATTTCCAAGACATGGGTATAGGAACCATGGACTTTTACCCATATTACAGCCGATGGTTGTTCAGCCTGTACCTTTCGTGTATAGCCCTCATCTTCAGCATTCAATCATGGTACTAGCTGATGAACTGGAGAATCAAAGTAGTAAACACA TACCAGTGACAATCCCCGAATGTTATGAAAACCTTCCACTAATAAAAAACATCAAAGTTGAGCCTGGAACGGATCAGCCTGTGACCGAAGTTTACCCTGAAGAGATGTCACCTGGTATCAGTACCCCTCCAAAGGGAATGTTCCATGA ACATCACCCATCAGTTATTGTACACCCCGGAAAGAGGCCATTACCCGTGGAAtctccagaaacccagaggaagcGAAGAATACACAGATGTGACTATGATGGTTGCAATAAAGTTTACACCAAAAGTTCCCATTTAAAGGCACACAGGAGAACACATACAG GGGAAAAACCTTATCAGTGTACATGGGAAGGATGCACGTGGAAGTTTGCCCGCTCTGATGAACTGACTCGGCATTTCCGTAAACACACTGGAATCAAACCATTTCAGTGTCCAGACTGTGACCGTAGCTTCTCCCGCTCGGACCACCTTGCCCTCCACAGAAAGAGACACATGCTTGTCtga